The proteins below come from a single Dermacentor albipictus isolate Rhodes 1998 colony chromosome 7, USDA_Dalb.pri_finalv2, whole genome shotgun sequence genomic window:
- the LOC135914324 gene encoding uncharacterized protein, whose translation MALLKTAIPAVDDRRTSRAPWTSSPVGDVAAGVATAADPVLRQAVLGLVVPGLLFLVAGTVCAFYAFLVGVSLVAFGAFLLLLPAAVCRILKSLPGRDSPEHGSSKKERRRHIARDSRPTYGSRYSAAYVNPAFEPKEAMGDDSSGYARVSSISCSSSSSLQGLHKPPSQKPPCHLSSATRKYASTNSLAAELHEACRYQHSTKEPTRPSSHGFRHIEFDPESARFGDQPPRYSTVVRESPLI comes from the exons atggcgctgctcaaaaCAGCGATccctgcggttg ACGACCGTCGGACGTCGCGGGCCCCCTGGACGTCGTCGCCGGTTGGCGACGTCGCGGCCGGCGTCGCGACGGCGGCGGACCCGGTGCTTCGGCAGGCGGTGCTGGGTCTGGTGGTGCCGGGCCTGCTCTTCCTGGTCGCCGGCACGGTGTGCGCTTTCTACGCGTTCCTCGTGGGGGTCTCGCTCGTGGCGTTCGGCgccttcctgctgctgctgccggcggCCGTGTGCCGCATACTCAAGTCGCTGCCCGGTCGGGACAGCCCCGAACATGGAAGCAG TAAAAAGGAGAGGCGGCGCCACATCGCCCGCGATTCCCGGCCAACCTACGGGTCCCGGTACTCCGCCGCCTACGTGAATCCCGCGTTCGAGCCCAAGGAGGCGATGGGGGACGATTCGTCGGGCTACGCTCGTGTCAGCTCcatcagctgcagcagcagcagcagcctccagGGCCTGCACAAGCCGCCGTCGCAGAAGCCGCCCTGCCACCTAAGCAGCGCAACACGGAAGTACGCCAGCACCAACAGCCTCGCCGCCGAGTTGCACGAAGCCTGCCGCTACCAGCACAGCACCAAAGAACCGACCAGACCATCCAGCCACGGTTTCCGGCACATAGAGTTTGACCCCGAGTCGGCTCGCTTCGGCGACCAGCCGCCGAGGTACTCGACCGTGGTCAGAGAGAGTCCTCTGATATAG